The following are encoded together in the Populus trichocarpa isolate Nisqually-1 chromosome 5, P.trichocarpa_v4.1, whole genome shotgun sequence genome:
- the LOC7477682 gene encoding uncharacterized protein LOC7477682: MARLIRQWPLLHHHCFSYAALNYLLSESLTLSTKATSHRVSFTKVAAANRSVPFRPRGPKLPNSPTPYDFEQGGNVSDSDSEANKSRNQKKREARRSVRWGMELASFSPPQIKRIIKVASLEKDLFDALMLVKRLGPDVREGKRRQYNYIGKLLREMEPELMDALIHCTKDGDWSRLQGFSGLEEKIAGEENEECEEREYESEEEGSHEYIDVATRWFEGLINRDIKVTNEVYSLRNVDFDRQELRKLVRRVHAVQERKGVTEENEQEVDAAITVAKKSLTRFLHDLAKQMPREHNRIYL, translated from the exons ATGGCTCGTCTGATCCGGCAATGGCCGCTGTTGCATCACCATTGCTTCTCTTACGCTGCACTCAATTACCTCCTCTCTGAGTCTTTAACTTTATCTACCAAAGCTACCTCACATCGTGTTTCTTTCACTAAAGTTGCAGCTGCTAATCGTAGCGTGCCTTTTCGTCCACGAGGTCCCAAGTTACCCAATTCTCCAACACCGTATGATTTCGAACAAGGAGGAAATGTGAGCGATTCGGATTCAGAAGCAAACAAAAGCCGCAACCAGAAAAAACGCGAGGCTCGACGCTCTGTTCGTTGGGGCATGGAGTTGGCTTCCTTTTCTCCGCCTCAAATCAAACGCATTATCAA AGTGGCTTCACTTGAGAAAGACTTATTCGATGCGTTAATGCTAGTTAAG AGACTAGGACCGGATGTTCGGGAAGGAAAGCGGAGGCAATATAATTATATTG GGAAATTGTTGCGGGAGATGGAACCTGAATTGATGGATGCTTTGATTCACTGTACAAAAGATGGTGATTGGAGTAGGCTGCAGGGTTTTTCTGGTTTGGAGGAAAAGATTGCTGGGGAGGAAAATGAAGAATGTGAAGAAAGGGAATACGAATCGGAAGAGGAG GGTTCGCACGAGTACATTGATGTAGCAACCAGATGGTTTGAAGGCCTGATTAATAGGGACATAAAAGTTACCAACGAGGTTTATTCACTTCGCAACGTCGATTTTGACCGTCAG GAACTACGTAAACTTGTGCGGAGAGTGCATGCAGTTCAAGAACGCAAGGGTGTTACGGAAGAAAATGAGCAAGAAGTGGACGCTGCAATCACAGTTGCCAAAAAGTCCCTCACTCGTTTCCTCCATGATCTTGCTAAGCAGATGCCAAGGGAACATAATCGTATTTATTTGTAA
- the LOC7493978 gene encoding chaperone protein dnaJ 11, chloroplastic has translation MATTSSLASLSSSISPFTGSKTSTNQPHTSPSRVSFRPFRVRAACATTAERPTSYTATPTSASSLYEVLGIQMGATCTEIKTAYRRLARVLHPDVAANGRREDTAYEFIRVHEAYETLSDPEKRADYDRSLYRRGRQMSSPFVMSAATATTMATGYAAAGFSGYTRRRWETDQCW, from the coding sequence ATGGCCACCACATCTTCTCTTGCATCTCTTAGCTCCTCCATATCCCCTTTCACTGGCTCAAAAACCTCCACCAATCAGCCTCATACATCACCATCTCGTGTCAGCTTCCGCCCTTTTCGAGTACGCGCCGCCTGCGCTACCACCGCCGAGAGACCCACATCATACACTGCGACACCAACATCAGCATCGTCTCTCTACGAAGTTCTTGGGATTCAAATGGGTGCCACGTGTACAGAGATCAAGACTGCTTATCGAAGACTAGCAAGAGTTTTGCATCCTGATGTTGCAGCTAACGGTAGAAGGGAGGACACCGCTTATGAGTTCATAAGAGTCCATGAAGCTTACGAAACTCTGTCCGATCCTGAAAAACGGGCAGATTATGATCGCTCCCTTTACAGACGAGGAAGGCAAATGAGCTCTCCGTTTGTAATGTCCGCTGCTACTGCAACAACAATGGCAACAGGTTATGCAGCTGCTGGATTTTCTGGCTATACAAGGCGGAGATGGGAAACTGATCAGTGCTGGTAG